The stretch of DNA CAACGGCGGTGATCATGAAGACCTGCATCAGCACGGAGAGCATGTTCTTGGCGCGTACGAGGCCGCCATAGAAGAGAGCCAGGCCGGGAATGGTCATCAACAGCACGAGCGCCGAGGAGACGAGCATCCAGGTATTGTCACCCTTGTCCATGGTGAAGGCCGGAGCCGCTGCAGCCGCGGCATCGGCAGCAGCCGGCGCGGTCTCCTGCGCAAAGGCGACGACCGGCGCCAAGAGCGCGGCAGACGCAGCCCCGAGCCGCGCAAATGTGGAAGAAAACTTCGAAATTGACATTGGAATAAAGCTCCTTGCTCAGCCGTTCTTACAGCGCTTCGGTATCGGTTTCGCCCGTGCGGATACGGACGGCATGGTCGATCGAGTAGACGAAAATCTTGCCGTCGCCGATCTGGCCGGTCTTGGCCGACGACGCGATGGCTTCGACGGCCTTGTCGACGATTTCTGATGCGACTGCGATTTCGATCTTGAGCTTCGGCAGGAAGCTGACCGCATATTCCGTACCGCGATAGATTTCGGTATGTCCCTTCTGGCGTCCGTAGCCCTTCACTTCGGTCACGGTCAGGCCCTGGATGCCGATCGCCGTGAGGGCTTCGCGGACCTCATCGAGCTTGAACGGCTTGATAATGGCCATCACAATTTTCATCTGGTTTTCCCATCCTTCGTTATCCTCGGCGCGGAGCCGACTCTCCTTGCCGCTGACGTTCACGAACAGCGACTGGGGATCTACATTCAAAGGGCGTGCCAGTTTCGAGGCAGATTATAAGTTATTGAAAAGTAAAGAGTATAATGAACGATGCTATTTAAGAGGCAAATGTCAGGGCAACAACCGCCCAAATAATGCCCAAATTTGCAAATTTGCACATTTTTTATTCATTTGCCTTTTTCCGAATCAAACCTTCCTGCGCGACTGACGCAATCAGAACACCCGACCGGGTAAAGAGGCTACCGCGCGTGAGACCGCGGGCACCAAAAGCCGATGGGCTATCTTGTGTGTAAAGCAGCCAATCCTCAAGTTTATCAGGCCGATGAAACCACATGGAATGGTCAAGGCTCGCAACCTGCAGGCTCTGGTCGAAGATCGACGTCCCATGAGCGTAGAGCGAGGTATCGAGCAGCGTCATGTCGGAGAGATAGGCAAGCACAGCAGCTTGATAGAGCCGGTTATCCGGGACCGGCCCTGTCGCGCGCACCCAGACATCCTGTCGGGGATCGAGCTTCTTGTCGGAAAAATAGTGTGTCAGCGAAACCGGCCGGATTTCGATCGGCCGTTCGCGCTCCCAGTATTTGCGCACAGCCGCCGGCGCATGCGCGAGATACTGCTCCTTGATCTGCTGTTCGCCGAGCAATCTTTCCGGCCTGGGGACATCGGGCATCACGATCTGATGATCGAAGCCCGGTTCCTCGACCTGGAAGGAGCACGAGAGTGCAAAAATCGCCTTGCCGTGCTGGATTGCCACCACCCGGCGCGTGTTGAAGCTCGATCCGTCACGGATGCGCTCCACCTGATAGACGATCGGTACGGAAGGATCGCCCGGCCGCATGAAATAAGCATGCAGCGAGTGAACGAAGCGCTCTGTCTCAATCGTCCGCTGGGCAGCCATCAATGCCTGACCGATCACCTGTCCGCCAAAGACGCGCTGCCAGCCGACCTGCGGACTGCGGCCGCGAAAGATATCGACTTCGATCGGCTCGAGATCGAGCGTCGCGAGCAGCGTTTCCATGGCAGTGGGTTTGGCCGCGTCTTCCATCATTTGTTCAGCTCCCAACGGTAGGAAGTGGGGATGCGATGATCTATATAGATCATCATTGTAATCACAAGGCGCGGAGAGCGGGCGATGCAGGACATGCTGGTTGTTGGCGGAGGTTACGTCGGCCTTTCCGCGGCGGTCGCCGTCAAGCAGGCTGCCCCCCACCTCGATATTGCGGTCGTTGAAGCAGCGCCTGAGAATGCCTGGCAGAAGGATATGCGCGCCTCGGCAATCATCGCCGCGGCAACGAAGATGCTGGAAGTCTTCGGCATCTGGGAGGAAATCAAGCCTGAAGCCCAGCCGATCACCAAGATGATCGTGACCGATTCGAGGACAGCCGACCCGGTCCGCCCGGTTTTCCTGACCTTCGATGGTGAAGTGGAAGATGGCCGCCCTTTTGCGCACATGATCCCGAACGCCGTCCTGGTCGGCGCGTTGCGCGGCGTCTGTGACCGGCTCGGCATCGAAATCCGGCATGGACTGAGCGCCACCGGCCTGAAGACGGAAGAAAACCGGATCTCCGTGACGTTGTCCGATGGCAGCGCACTGGAATCACGCTTGCTCGTCGCCTGCGATGGGGTGCGCTCGAAGCTCCGCGATCTTGCAGGCATAAAGACGGTCAGCTGGGATTACGGCCAGTCAGGCATCGTGGTAACCGTCGAGCACGAGCGGCCGCACAATGGCTGCGCCGAGGAGCATTTCCTGCCCTCCGGTCCCTTTGCGATCCTGCCGCTCACCAACAACCGGTCTTCCCTTGTCTGGACCGAGCAGGCCCACGATGCCGACCGGCTTGTTGCCGGCGACGACCTGATTTTCGAAGAGGAACTGGAGCGCCGTTTCGGCCACAAGCTCGGCGCGCTCAAGGTGATTGGCGAAAGGCGCGCCTTCCCGCTCGGCCTGACGCTCGCCCGGGCCTTCGTGGCGCCGCGCTTTGCACTTGCAGGCGATGCAGCCCACGGCATTCACCCGATTTCCGGCCAGGGCCTCAATCTCGGCTTCAAGGACGTGGCAGCATTGGCAGAAACCATCGTCGAGGCCGACCGGCTCGGGCTCGATATCGGCTCGATCAATATTCTCGAGCGCTACCAGACTTGGCGCCGCTTCGATACTTTCCGCATGGGGGTGACGACCGACGTGCTGAACCGGCTGTTCTCCAATGACGTGATGCCGGTGCGCATTGCCCGCGACGTCGGCCTGGGCATCGTCGACAGGATCCCGAGCCTCAAGTCCTTCTTCATCGGGCAGGCGGCCGGGACCGCGGCCAGGAACAATCCGCGGCTTTTGGCAGGCGAGACGATCTAATCGTCCAGCCCCCGCGCCTCTGACACCAGCATGATCGGGATGCCGTCACGAATCGGATAGGCAAGGCGCGCCTTTTCCGAGACGAGTTCGTTGTGCTCGCGGTCATAGCGGAGCGTGCCCTTGGTGAGCGGACAAACAAGGAGCTCAAGCAGTTTCGGATCAACACGGCTGAGTTTTTCGTCCATACCCGATGATTTACTGCAAAACCGTATCGGAGTCACCGAAGACCCGCGCGAGCACGATTTCTGTGATTGCGATCAGGGTTTCCGCCCTGGTTTTGAGATCGGGAGCCTCCAGCAGCGCCTGTTTCTCTGCAGGGCCAAAGGGCGACATCATCGCAAGCGAATTCACGAGCGTCAGATTGCTGGCGCGCTCGACGCTTTCCCAGTCGGCCTCCAGCTTGTTCGCATCGAGGTAGGCCCTGAAAGCGGAAAGCAAAGCGCCACGATCGACGGCATCTTCTTCATCGCGTGCGGAAAGATCGGAAATGAAGGGAGCGATGCGGAAGCTTCTGAACGGCTCATGCGTCATTTTCTCGCCAAGCAGGCGGAAACGGCAAACGCCCGTTAGCGAAACGATATAGCGCCCGTCGCCCGTCTCGGCGAAAGAGGTGATCCGCCCGATGCAGCCGACGGGAGCAAGATGAGGTTCGCCGCTTTTGTCGCCCGCCGTCGAATCATTGTCGCCAAGCGCCGGCTGGACCATGCCGATCAGCCGGTTGCCAGCCAGCGCTGCGTCAAACATCGCGAGATAACGCGGCTCGAAAATATTCAGCGGAAGCTGTCCCGTAGGCAGGAGAAGAGCGCCGGTCAGAGGAAAGACGGCGATCGAATCTGGCAGATCGCCGGGCTTTAAATATCTTGCATTCCCGACTTGCATCAAAACTTGTCCCACAACCAAGCGGCAGGAGCGAAACGATGCTCCCTGTCCTGCCTGTGAAATGTGGTGCCCTTGCCCAAAAACGCAAGGGCAAGGCTTTGAAAGTTACGAGAAGAGCATCGCCGAAAGCTTGCGCCGCGCGGACACCGTTGCCGGATCCTTGAAGCCCCAAACTTCGAAGAACTGCAGGAGTTGGCGGCGTGCGCCGTCGTCATCGAAGGTCCGGTCCTTGCGCATGATATGGAGCAGATGCTCGGCCGCCTCGTCGCGCTTTCCCTCGACGTTCAGGATCTTGGCAAGCTTCATGCGCGCATCGTGGTTATCCGGATCGACCGCAAGGTCCTGTTCCAGGGCGATTGGATCACCGAGCTTGCGGGCTTCTTCGATCTGATCGAGCTTCGTGATGACGGCCTGAATCCCGGCGTCCTTGGCAAGCTCTTCCGGCAGATCGGTCAGCGCTTCGCGAGCGCGCTGATGCTGGTTGGCGGCAATCATGCATTCGGCCATCCCGGCAAGCGCCTTGGCATTTTCCGGATCGGCTTGCATGATCGCGCCGTAGAGTTGCGCGGCACCATTAACGTCGCCCGCGGCCAGGAGCCCCGCAGCCTCCTCGAGCACCGCTTCGATCTCCGCAGCCTGATCTGCACCAGCAGGACCGGCGATGCGGTCGATGAACTGGCGAACCTGGCTTTCCGGCACGGCACCCATGAAGCCATCGGCCGGGCGGCCGCCGACGAAAGCGATCACGGCCGGGATCGACTGGATGCCAAGCTGGCCTGCGATCGACGGATGGTCGTCGATATTCATCTTCACGAGCTTCACGCGGCCTTGCGCTTCATTGACCACTTTCTCGAGCACTGGCGTCAATTGTTTGCACGGGCCGCACCAAGGCGCCCAGAAATCAACGAGCACGGGCTGGTTGCGCGATTCCTCGATGACGTCCTTCGTGAAAGTGGCGGTTGTCGTATCCTTGATATGTCCGCCGCCTGCCGCCGGCTGTGGCGCCGAACCGAAATTCGCCGTTGCCGACATCTGACTGCCGAAGGAATTGCTGTAGGAATTGTCGCTGCCGCTCATTGGTATCTCCCGCCATGCCGGTTGCCCGGCTTTTTCTAGCGCTAAAATCGTATGTCAGGCCGTCACTTTCAAGACAAGCGGCTTATGGCCGGTCGCTTCCATGAAGCGAATGAGATCTGCGCTTGCAATCGACGTCGTCGCATCGTTGGACAACGGATGGCAATTGACGACCTCCTCCTTCATCAAGTCCGCATCGAGCACGAAGGTCACATTGTTGCCCATGTCGTTGATGGCGCCAAAGGCGGTGACCGCGCCGGGGATCACGCCAAGATATTCCATCAGCTTTTCCGCCTTGCCGAACGAAACCTTGCTGGCGGCGCCGATCAGCCCATGCACGGTCTTGAGATCGACAACGGCATGTTCCTCGACCGTCAGCAGGAAGAACTGATCCTTCTTATCTTTCACGAAAAGGTTTTTTGTATGCCCGCCGGGAATAGCATCGCGCAGCGACACCGATTCGGCCACGGTGAAGACTGGAGCATGCTCATGCGTGCTGTGCGCGATGCCGAGCCCGTCGAGGAAGGCGAAAAGTTCGTTCTTGTTTTTCGGCTTGGCTTCAGTCATCGCGGCATCCGTGCGGAAAGAAGGAGATAAGGTGCCCCTGATTAAGTCGGAGGGACGTGTTTTGCAATGTTCGGGATCGACGCTTATCCCTGAATTTGCGGCAGTTTGCGAAAGCGCCTCTGAAATCGTGGAATTTTTCTTGGCCTTTGCGTGATTTCCCTGTTGCATTTAAAAATCGATTGGGCCATATAGCGCCCGTCGCCGCAAGGTGGCAGCCCACGGTCCACCAACTACCCCGGACCGATGCGGATTGAGCGGGTGTAGCTCAGGGGTAGAGCACAACCTTGCCAAGGTTGGGGTCGAGGGTTCAAATCCCTTCGCCCGCTCCAGTCTCCAAATTGTCCATACCGGAGACATAGGTAACAAAACGTACCTAACACATGGGTGACAACCTCGTGCCGAACGGGTTGTCGATGGTTTGCAAGGTCCTCTGCTCCAGGTCGATATATCCCAGATCATAATGCATGAAGCTGACGAGCCAAATGCCGTCGTCGACTTCCTTGAGCCCCAGTTTCTGGCCGGCCAGCACGGTCGGGATGTTGATCTTCTTGCGATAGATGCAGATGCGGCTCGCAATTGGTCACCAGCGCATCTCTGTCGTGGACAGGGGTAGTCGCCCAACCAGGCCACAAGCCATCGTCGGAAGAATTCTCTTTTTGCCGGCAGTGCCGGGGGCGGTCGCACCTGGGCCACCATCGCAACGCTCATTCAGATCCGCCAAGATGAACGACGTCGATCCGCTGGCATGGCTGACGCAGGCCCTCGAGCGCATCGCAGCGGGTGGCCAGCCAGCGAAATCGAAACTTTCATGCCGTGGAATTTTGCAACGTATCGGCCTTGGTTCATCGCTTGCTATGCAAGGCGACCGGTTTAGGCCACTATGAAATCGTAGCGGCCGAATTTTCCGTCGCTCGTCGCCCCGACATCGAGCAACAAGGCTGCGTTGAATATCCGGTCACGTTCATTGTCCGGCTCACCGGGAAAATAGAGCTGCGTCGTCAGCACTTTTCCGCCGGGCCGTTGGACTTTCAGGTGGTAATGCCGGGTGCGGCCAGGATAGACCCCTGGCACGATCGTCTCAAACCACCATTTGCCTTCAGCATCGGTGAATTGATGTCCGCGGAGTTTGTATCCGCTGTTGTCATAGCTGCCAATCTCATTGGCATGCCATAACTCGATCAACGCTTTTGCCACGGGCTGGCAGTTCTCGGTCAGCACGTAACCGGCAAGCGTCATCCTTTCACCGCCCGGTGCATCGCTCGCGAAGTCCTGTTTTTCAGGGCTCTCCCGGGTGAAATACGGGCCTTCGGTCTGCGCTGGCGTCAGATCGTCGTCATCATCGCAAGTTGGTGTAAGCGACAGCTGCGCAGGAGCGCCGGCTGCATGGCCGAGTCTCGGGAGCACAATCGGCGTGGCAACGAAGCCCATAAGGAAATGTCGCCGGGTCGGCATGGCGTTGTATCTCCCCTAACATGGAAACCAAGATCCTTGCGGCTCCATTGGGCAGAAGTGGGGCGGGTCGCTAGGAATTTGGGTACTCAATAGTTGTAGCGGCGCGCATGGCCCGAATGCCTTGCTGTTGCCTCCGGTAACAGTCACCGGATTTCGGCCAAGTGCAATCTATTTCCACGTATGCACTTCGCGTCACACTCATCGAGTGCTCCGCGCAAAAACCGCTCCTTCTAGAACTGGAGTGAATTTTGCAGTACGGGCACGATCCTACGACGTCGCAATTTTATGCTTGCCGGTTGGGGTCGAGGGTTCAAATTCCTTCGAGCTCTCGTTTTCATAGAAATATCAAATATTTATAATAATCATCGGTAAGACGATGTAGTGTTCTAAAGCCATGTCGCCACGTCAGCGCCAAAACGGCCGATCGCAGCCATTTGCCGCACTATCTGAAAAGAATTTGATTTGCGCGCAACGCATCGCCATGTTGAGCGAGGGCGGGCAACGGTTGGTTTGATGTATGCTGCAACGAATTGACGACACGGATGCCGCCCTGATCGACAGGCTGCAGGAATCCGCATTCGACTATTTTCTGAAATATTCCAATCCCGAAAACGGCCTGGTCGCGGATACGTCAGTGCCCGGGGTTCCTTGCAGCATCGCTGCCGTCGGCTTTGCGCTCTCCAGCTATGCGGTCGCCGCCGAACGCGGATGGATGACGCGCAAAGAAGCGGCAGGCAGGTCAGTCACGACGCTGCGTTTCTTTGCCAGGAGCCATCAGGGACGCGAACGCCACGCGACCGGCTATCGCGGCTTCTATTACCACTTCCTGCATATGGATAGCGGCCACCGGGCCTGGAACAGCGAGCTCTCGACAATCGACACGACCTTGCTCGTCGCCGGCATGCTGACGGCTGCGGCCTATTTCGATCGGACCGATGCGGTGGAGACGGAAATCCGCGAGCTTGCGAAATTCATCTATGAGCGCATCGACTGGCATTGGGCGTTGAACAAGGGGCAGACCGTCAGCATGGGCTGGAAGCCGGGCAGTGGCTTTCTGCGCTGGCGCTGGCAGGGATATGACGAAGCGATCCTGCTCTATATGCTGGCACTTGCTTCGCCGACCCATCCGATCGTGCCATCGAGCTACGATGCCTTCGTCTCAAGCTATTCCTGGATGTTCTTCGGCAAGCAGCCCTATCTCTATGCTGGACCGTTCTTCATTCACCTTTTCCCGCATGCCTGGATCGACTTCCGCGGGATTAAGGACAAAGAGATGGCCGCCCGCGACTGGGACTATTTCCGCAACACACAGGTTTCGATCGCCGTGCAGCGCGATTATGCCGAGCGCAACCCCGGACACTTCGTTGGCTACAATAGGGATGTCTGGGGACTTTCCGCCTCCGACGGCCCGCCGCCAACGCGCAACATGCGTGGCGGCCGGCGCCCGAAGGTGCTTGGTTACGCCGCCCGCGGTGCACCGCTTGGCCCGGATGACGGGACAATTGCACCCTGGGCGGCGGTTGCGGCATTGCCCTTTGACCGGCAGGCGTCGCTTGATGGCCTAAAGGCGCTGCTCGCCGCCTATCCTGATCTGCTCTGCGAAGGCCGCTTTCCAGGCGGCTTCAACCCGACGGTGAAGACTGCCCGGCCTGAAGGTTGGGTGGACGATCGATGCGTCGCGATCGACCAAGGGCTGCTGGTGATGACGATCGAAAACGACCGGTCGGAGTTCATATGGAACCTGATGCGGCAGTCGCCGGTCATCCGTCTCGGCCTTGAACGCGCCGGCTTTACGGGCGGCTGGCTGGAGCAGGCGGAAACGGAAAGGGTTTCGCGAAAGTCGGCTTAACGGCGGCCGAAGACATGCGCCTTGCCGGCGATGTCAAGGCGAACACGATCGCCGCGTGCGGGCAAGGCCACGCTGGATGTCTTGATGAAGATCGGCGGTAGCGCCACGCCTTCCAGCGACACTGCCACGGTGCAGGTTGCGCCGCCGAACTCGACCTCGACGACACGACCACCATAGGCGGGCTCGCCTTCATCGGCAACGACGCGAATCTGCTCCGGCCGCAGCATGATCTCGGCCTTGCCTTGATGGCTGCCTTCCACTGCAACGCGGCCGAGCGCGCAATCGGCAAAGCCATTGCGGATAATCGCCGGAAGCATCACCGCATCACCCAGGAAGAGTGCGGTCTCGCGGTCCTTCGGCTGCAGGTAGAGCGATTGCGGTGAACCCGCTTGGATCAGCTTGCCTTCCCTGAGCACCGCGACCTGGTCGGCAAAGGAGAGAGCCTCTGCCTGATCATGGGTTACGAGAATAGTCGTGATATCCGCCGTCTGCAGCACGCGTGCGACAGCCTTGCGCATGTGTTCGCGAAGGCCGGTATCGAGCGCCGAGAAGGGCTCGTCGAGCAGCATGAGGCGCGGCTTGCGGCCGAGGGCTCTCGCCAGTGCCACGCGCTGCTGCTGGCCGCCGGAAAGCTGGTGGGGACGGCGCGTCAGCATGTTGCGGTCGAGCTCGACCATATCCAGTAGTTCGACGATCCGCTTTTCGCGATCGGGACCGCCCCGCTCGAAACCGAAGCCGATATTGTCGGCAACGCTCAGATGCGGGAAGAGCGCACCGTCCTGCGAGACGATGCCGATGCCGCGCTTGTGCGCGGGAACGGCTGCCGAGCCATCCGCGAGCACTTCGCCGTTCAGGACGACCTGCCCTTCATCGGGCCGCTCGAAGCCGGCGACGATGCGCAGCAAAGTCGTTTTGCCGGAACCTGAGGGGCCGACGACGGCGGTGCGGCTGCCGGCGGCAACGTCCAGCGTCACCTTGTCCAGCGCTGTCACTGGGCCATAGCGCTTGCTGACAGACTGGATCGTAAGCAAGGTCATTGGCCGGCGGTCCGTTTCGATTGGGCATAGAGAAGAAGGGTCAGCGGCAGCGACAGCACTATCATCATCACCGCATAGGGAGCGGCCGACGCATAGTCGATTTCGCTGGTCAGCGACCAGAATTTCGTTGCCAGCGTTTCAACACCGTTCGGCGACAACATCAGCGTTGCCGTCAGCTCGTTGGTGATGCCAAGCGCCGACAGCGCGATGCTTGCAGCAAAGCCCGGGGCAGCAAGGCGCATGGTAATCTGGCGCACGGCCTGCGATGGCGTGCGTCCCAGGCACATGGCAGCCCGTTCCAGCTCCACAGGTGCTTGTGCGATGCTGGCACGAAGGCCGACCATCGCACGCGGCAGGAAGAGCAGGACATAGGCAACGATGAGGGTCGCAAAAGTCTGGTAGAGCGGCAGCGCCAGCCGCACGGTGATCGTCACCAATGCCAGCGCCACGACGACGCCCGGAAGCGAGCCGACATAATAATGGCAGGCTTCGAGCAAGCGCTGGAATCGCCCCGGGGCGCGGACCGACAGCCAGGCCATGGGCGCGGCCGCGATCGTCGTCAGCACGCCGCCTGCAACCGCAAGGACGATCGTTTGAACGAACGCATTTCCGACCGCATCCAGCCGCCAGATCTCGCCGCCGCCGAGATAGAGCCAGCGGCCGAGCGTCATGAGCGGTACGCCGAGCGTCAGCACCGCAAGCGTGCCCGGCAGCAGAATGGCAGGTACGACAAACCAGCCGAGACGGCGGCGATCGGCGGGACGTGCGGAACCGGATCCGACGCGGGCGTAGCGCTCGTTGCCGCGCAAAAGGATTTCGAGGCCAAGCAGGAAAAGGCAGCAGGCGACGAGCACACCGCCGAGCATATTGGCTGCGGGGCTGTTATAGGCCGACTGGAACTGATCGACGATCGCGGTCGAAAAGGTGTCGAAGCGGATCATCACGTAAAGCCCGTATTCCGACAGGAGATGCAGCCCGATCAAGAGCGAGCCTCCACAGATCGCAAGCCGCAACTGCGGCAGGACCGTACGGAAGAAGACACGCCAGGGATCGAGGCCAAGCGACGCCGCCGCATCCTCGATCGCCGGATCGAGGCGGCGAAGAGCAGCAGCGACCGGCAGGTAGAGAAAAGGATAATAGGCGAGCACGGAAACGAAGACACCGCTCTGCAGGCCGCGCATGCCGGGAACGAGGCTCACCCAGGCATAGCTGTGGACGAAGGCCGGAACGGCAAGCGGCGCAACGGCAAGCCAGGACCACAACCGCGGAAACGGAACATTGGTCCGCTCCGTCAGCCAGGCGAGCGTCACGGCAAGAACAATCGACAGGGGAATGGTGAGCGCCTCGAGGAGGATCGTGTTGACGAGCAGCTCGCCGACACGTGGCCGGAAGACCAGCTCCTTGACCGTCTGCCAGCCGACATTGATGGTAATCCAACCGATGAAGCCGAGCGGCACGAGGCTTATAAGTGCGACGAGCGTTGCAAAGACGACGACGGAGGCGTGCGGCATGCGCCCGCGCAGCAAACCTGTTCCGCTGACTGGCGCTCCATTGCCGGGCGCGAGCTCGGAAACAAGCGATCTGTTGTCTTGCAGCAAGGCCGACGCCTTTGATACGCTGAAAAAGGAAGGCAACCGCCTCTTTCTGAAGCGGTTGCCGGATTGGGTCATGCCCTAAGGTTTTCTTGAGCCAAAAGCAATAGTTTTTGACTCGATCCGGCCTGCGGCAGAGAGGCTTAGATCAGGCCCGCGGCCGTCATCAGCTCGACGACTTTCTTGCTGTCAAGCTCGGAAGCCTCAAC from Rhizobium sp. 007 encodes:
- a CDS encoding P-II family nitrogen regulator → MKIVMAIIKPFKLDEVREALTAIGIQGLTVTEVKGYGRQKGHTEIYRGTEYAVSFLPKLKIEIAVASEIVDKAVEAIASSAKTGQIGDGKIFVYSIDHAVRIRTGETDTEAL
- the tesB gene encoding acyl-CoA thioesterase II, encoding MMEDAAKPTAMETLLATLDLEPIEVDIFRGRSPQVGWQRVFGGQVIGQALMAAQRTIETERFVHSLHAYFMRPGDPSVPIVYQVERIRDGSSFNTRRVVAIQHGKAIFALSCSFQVEEPGFDHQIVMPDVPRPERLLGEQQIKEQYLAHAPAAVRKYWERERPIEIRPVSLTHYFSDKKLDPRQDVWVRATGPVPDNRLYQAAVLAYLSDMTLLDTSLYAHGTSIFDQSLQVASLDHSMWFHRPDKLEDWLLYTQDSPSAFGARGLTRGSLFTRSGVLIASVAQEGLIRKKANE
- a CDS encoding ubiquinone biosynthesis hydroxylase — encoded protein: MQDMLVVGGGYVGLSAAVAVKQAAPHLDIAVVEAAPENAWQKDMRASAIIAAATKMLEVFGIWEEIKPEAQPITKMIVTDSRTADPVRPVFLTFDGEVEDGRPFAHMIPNAVLVGALRGVCDRLGIEIRHGLSATGLKTEENRISVTLSDGSALESRLLVACDGVRSKLRDLAGIKTVSWDYGQSGIVVTVEHERPHNGCAEEHFLPSGPFAILPLTNNRSSLVWTEQAHDADRLVAGDDLIFEEELERRFGHKLGALKVIGERRAFPLGLTLARAFVAPRFALAGDAAHGIHPISGQGLNLGFKDVAALAETIVEADRLGLDIGSINILERYQTWRRFDTFRMGVTTDVLNRLFSNDVMPVRIARDVGLGIVDRIPSLKSFFIGQAAGTAARNNPRLLAGETI
- a CDS encoding Trm112 family protein; this translates as MDEKLSRVDPKLLELLVCPLTKGTLRYDREHNELVSEKARLAYPIRDGIPIMLVSEARGLDD
- a CDS encoding LON peptidase substrate-binding domain-containing protein encodes the protein MQVGNARYLKPGDLPDSIAVFPLTGALLLPTGQLPLNIFEPRYLAMFDAALAGNRLIGMVQPALGDNDSTAGDKSGEPHLAPVGCIGRITSFAETGDGRYIVSLTGVCRFRLLGEKMTHEPFRSFRIAPFISDLSARDEEDAVDRGALLSAFRAYLDANKLEADWESVERASNLTLVNSLAMMSPFGPAEKQALLEAPDLKTRAETLIAITEIVLARVFGDSDTVLQ
- the trxA gene encoding thioredoxin, which codes for MSGSDNSYSNSFGSQMSATANFGSAPQPAAGGGHIKDTTTATFTKDVIEESRNQPVLVDFWAPWCGPCKQLTPVLEKVVNEAQGRVKLVKMNIDDHPSIAGQLGIQSIPAVIAFVGGRPADGFMGAVPESQVRQFIDRIAGPAGADQAAEIEAVLEEAAGLLAAGDVNGAAQLYGAIMQADPENAKALAGMAECMIAANQHQRAREALTDLPEELAKDAGIQAVITKLDQIEEARKLGDPIALEQDLAVDPDNHDARMKLAKILNVEGKRDEAAEHLLHIMRKDRTFDDDGARRQLLQFFEVWGFKDPATVSARRKLSAMLFS
- a CDS encoding prolyl-tRNA synthetase associated domain-containing protein; this translates as MTEAKPKNKNELFAFLDGLGIAHSTHEHAPVFTVAESVSLRDAIPGGHTKNLFVKDKKDQFFLLTVEEHAVVDLKTVHGLIGAASKVSFGKAEKLMEYLGVIPGAVTAFGAINDMGNNVTFVLDADLMKEEVVNCHPLSNDATTSIASADLIRFMEATGHKPLVLKVTA
- a CDS encoding intradiol ring-cleavage dioxygenase; translation: MPTRRHFLMGFVATPIVLPRLGHAAGAPAQLSLTPTCDDDDDLTPAQTEGPYFTRESPEKQDFASDAPGGERMTLAGYVLTENCQPVAKALIELWHANEIGSYDNSGYKLRGHQFTDAEGKWWFETIVPGVYPGRTRHYHLKVQRPGGKVLTTQLYFPGEPDNERDRIFNAALLLDVGATSDGKFGRYDFIVA
- a CDS encoding glucoamylase family protein — its product is MLQRIDDTDAALIDRLQESAFDYFLKYSNPENGLVADTSVPGVPCSIAAVGFALSSYAVAAERGWMTRKEAAGRSVTTLRFFARSHQGRERHATGYRGFYYHFLHMDSGHRAWNSELSTIDTTLLVAGMLTAAAYFDRTDAVETEIRELAKFIYERIDWHWALNKGQTVSMGWKPGSGFLRWRWQGYDEAILLYMLALASPTHPIVPSSYDAFVSSYSWMFFGKQPYLYAGPFFIHLFPHAWIDFRGIKDKEMAARDWDYFRNTQVSIAVQRDYAERNPGHFVGYNRDVWGLSASDGPPPTRNMRGGRRPKVLGYAARGAPLGPDDGTIAPWAAVAALPFDRQASLDGLKALLAAYPDLLCEGRFPGGFNPTVKTARPEGWVDDRCVAIDQGLLVMTIENDRSEFIWNLMRQSPVIRLGLERAGFTGGWLEQAETERVSRKSA
- a CDS encoding ABC transporter ATP-binding protein; its protein translation is MTLLTIQSVSKRYGPVTALDKVTLDVAAGSRTAVVGPSGSGKTTLLRIVAGFERPDEGQVVLNGEVLADGSAAVPAHKRGIGIVSQDGALFPHLSVADNIGFGFERGGPDREKRIVELLDMVELDRNMLTRRPHQLSGGQQQRVALARALGRKPRLMLLDEPFSALDTGLREHMRKAVARVLQTADITTILVTHDQAEALSFADQVAVLREGKLIQAGSPQSLYLQPKDRETALFLGDAVMLPAIIRNGFADCALGRVAVEGSHQGKAEIMLRPEQIRVVADEGEPAYGGRVVEVEFGGATCTVAVSLEGVALPPIFIKTSSVALPARGDRVRLDIAGKAHVFGRR
- a CDS encoding iron ABC transporter permease; amino-acid sequence: MPHASVVVFATLVALISLVPLGFIGWITINVGWQTVKELVFRPRVGELLVNTILLEALTIPLSIVLAVTLAWLTERTNVPFPRLWSWLAVAPLAVPAFVHSYAWVSLVPGMRGLQSGVFVSVLAYYPFLYLPVAAALRRLDPAIEDAAASLGLDPWRVFFRTVLPQLRLAICGGSLLIGLHLLSEYGLYVMIRFDTFSTAIVDQFQSAYNSPAANMLGGVLVACCLFLLGLEILLRGNERYARVGSGSARPADRRRLGWFVVPAILLPGTLAVLTLGVPLMTLGRWLYLGGGEIWRLDAVGNAFVQTIVLAVAGGVLTTIAAAPMAWLSVRAPGRFQRLLEACHYYVGSLPGVVVALALVTITVRLALPLYQTFATLIVAYVLLFLPRAMVGLRASIAQAPVELERAAMCLGRTPSQAVRQITMRLAAPGFAASIALSALGITNELTATLMLSPNGVETLATKFWSLTSEIDYASAAPYAVMMIVLSLPLTLLLYAQSKRTAGQ